The nucleotide sequence GCCGAGCTCCCGTAGAATCAGTCCCAGATCCAGCGCAGCCCGTCGAGCAGGACCAGGTTGTCGGAGAGGCCATCACCGACGTCGAAAGCAGCGAGATCGAGCACGATGGTCTCACCCCCGATGACCGGCGCGAAGGCGGTGCGCCAGAGTGTGGCCGCCGAGTCGTTCTGGGCGTAACCGGTGCCCGCCAGCGGACCATCGCCCGAGCCGCAGCCGGTGCAGATCACCATGTCGACCGAGTCGACCGACACCGGCCGCCCGACGCTGTCGAGCACGACGTTGCGGTCGAGAGGAAGGGAAGGGTGGGTGCCCGTGACCACGATCCCGAGAAAATAGTCGATGAAGGCCGAGCAGACCCACTCGGGATAGTTCGAATCGACCATCCGCCAGTCGAAGGCGAGCCGGTCCGCGCCCGCCGGCACTGCCAAGGTGAGCCGGAGGGCGATCGAGTCGCGCGCGTCGTTCGATCCGCTCGGACAACCGGTGGCGCCGGGAAACGTGTTGCCGTGGGCGCTCATGAAAACCCCCGGTCCACTGCCCGGCCGGCCGAAGTCCGTACCCCCCTGCGGCGGCAGGTAACCCGGATGCGCGGCGTCGCGCGCTGTGCCGGAAGAGAGCGCGATCATGGCGTCGCCGGCGGTCGGGACCATTCCCCCAGTCCCGAAGGAGGCGAGGATTGCGGACTGCTGGTTGCCCATCTGGGTGAGCGCCGATGCGCCGGGCACCGAGCCGTCCGCCAGGCGGAACTCGGCGCTGAGGAGCGAAGGCGAGCACGCGCCCAGTGCCTCGGCGAGCGCGAGGGGCGTGAGGCCGGTGATCTGCTCGGCCTGCGGCGAAGGGTTGCCGCTCGACCACCGCCCCGCGCCGCACTCCTCGAAGCCATCCTGGAAGATCCCGTCGGCGACGCCGGGAGCCGTCGCCGTCGCGAGGCTGAGGACCGTCGTCGAGATCAGTGCGAAACTCCGCTTTCGCATGGAGCCCCCTGTCACGTTCGAATGTTGGCGGGCACTCTAGCAGGCTGCGGCACTCCCGGACCGATCGGCCCTGAACTCGAGCGGCGAGTGGGGTGCGGTTGAGCCCTCTGTCGCTGATAGCCTCTGCGCCTGAATCCGGCGCAACGGTTCGGGCTGAACCCTTCGCGCCGCTTCTGCGTAGTTGTGATTCCGAGGTGACCCATGACGTTTCGGCTGCGTACTCTCGCTCCCCTCCGCTTTCTCCTTGTCGTGGCCTTTGCCTGCCCGACCCTCGCCCAGGAGCCCGCGGCGCCCGAGGTGCCGAATCCGAAGTTCGACGCCGCCCTTGCTGCGCAGGTCGGGGCCGACGAGCACGGCATGCGGAGCTACGTCCTGGTCATTCTGAAGACCGGCCCGCAACGGATGCCGGACGGCCCGGAGCGCGACGCGATGTTCAAGGGCCACTTCGCCAACATGAAGCGGCTCGCTGGCGAGGGCAAGCTCGCCCTCGCCGGTCCGCTCGACGGCGTCGACGGCTGGCGCGGTCTGTTCGTCCTCTCCGTGCCCGACATCGAGGAGGCGAAGACGCTGGTCGCCACCGACCCCGTGGTCGCGAAGGGCGAGATGGTTCCGGAGTTTCACAAGTACTTCGGCTCCGCCGCCCTGATGCTGGTCAACGAAGCCCACGACCGGGTGCAGAAGAAGAGCTTCTAGATCGGGCTCAAGAACGGGACATCTTGAGCGCGGTGAGGGTCTCCACCGCAGAGAGGTCGCGCTCGCCGGTGATCGGCAGCCGCAGCCCGGTCCCCTCCGCATAGCGCGGCGCCGCCGCGATCGCCGCGAGGACGGGCGCCGGCAGGCCGGCGCCCTGGGCGGCGGCGACCGCCTTGCCGCCGAGCACGATTCCGACGAGGAACTGGCCGGCCTGCGGAATGAGGTACAGAATCACCCGGTCGGCCTTGCGCAGGCGCAGCGACCAGCCGAATTTGGCGCCGGCGAAATTCCACTGTTCGACCACGGGCCCGTAGGTCCGATCGACATGCTGCGCCAGCTTCGCCCAGGCGGGGCCCGCCGGCCCGAGGATCCGCAGCAGCCCGGCCGCTGTGGGGGGACTCGATTTCTCTCCGAAGGCGCTCAGGCTCACCGGATTCGGGGGGGACTTGGGCATCGAACGGAAGCTCGCCCTCAGTCGACGATGAAGAGCCGGGCGCCGATCGCTGTGGACGAGCGGTGGGCTTCGGCGTCGTCCGCCACCTGGTAGCTCATGCCCGGCAGGAGGAGGAATCGCCGGCCGTCCCGGAGCTCCGTGGTGAGCTCCCCCGTGAGGCAGAGCAGGATGTGCCCCTTCACGCACCAGTGGTCGGCCGAGTACCCCGGCGAGTACTCGACGAGGCGCACGCGGATCTCCCCGAACCGGCGCGTGCGCCAGGTCGCCACTCCAGTCTCCCCCGCATGTTCGACCGCCTCGACCTCGCTCCAGTCGGTGGTGCCGAACGGAATCCCTGTCATCTGCATCGCGTGCTCCGCGTTCGCTTCCGGGCCTTCACTGGACACCTACGCAGGAAACCGGGGACAGTTTCCAGCTCGCCCCCGATCTGCGTCTCCGCGCCGGAGGCACACGCTACGCCGAATGCCTGCAGAGCCGCCCTCGATCCAACGCTCCCGTGCTCCAGCGCCTCGTCCATCCGATCCTCTGATGCCGCGAGCCTCGGGAGCCGGCTTCGGGGAACCCCGTGCCTGCAGGCTAGACTCTCCCGATGCGCCGACCGCTCTTCGTTCTGCCTCTCCTCGCGGCGCTGTCCGGCGCCGCCCCCGCCGCCCAGATGCCGGGGAACGCGCCGCTCGCAGCCTGTCTCGCCGACGGACAGATCGAGGACATCCTGCTGGTCGACGGCATCGCCTATCTCGCCGGTCGCTTCACACACGTGCGGCCGCCGGGAGAGGTCATCGGCGGACCGCTGGAGGTGCCGCGCAACTGGTTCGCGGCCTGCGACGCCGCGACGGGCGCTGTGCTCGCCTGGGACCCGCAGGCGACCTGCGACGCCGGCGNNNNNNNNNNNNNNNNNNNNNNNNNNNNNNNNNNNNNNNNNNNNNNNNNNNNNNNNNNNNNNNNNNNNNNNNNNNNNNNNNNNNNNNNNNNNNNNNNNNNCACGTGCGGCCGCCGGGAGAGGTCATCGGCGGACCGCTGGAGGTGCCGCGCAACTGGTTCGCGGCCTGCGACGCCGCGACGGGCGCTGTGCTCGCCTGGGACCCGCAGGCGACCTGCGACGCCGGCGCCTTCCCCACCTGCGCGAACGGTCCGCGCGGGCAGACGCTGGCCCTCGCCGCCGACGGTCAGTCGATCTACATCGGAGGGAAGTTCCGTGCGATCGCGGGCGTCCAGCGCCGGCACGCGGCGCGGGTGGCACGCTCGAACGCCGCCCCCGATCCGCTCTGGCTGCCGGAGCCGAACGATCGGGTGCAGCGGATCCTGGTGGCGCCGGACGGAGGCCGGGTCTACATCGCCGGCAACTTCGACGAGGTCGGCGGCTGCGGCACGACGCCCTGCCACGCCCGCATCGCAGCGGTCTCGCCGACGACGGGAGTGGTGGCGAGCGACTTCGACCCGCTCGTCGAGTCCGACGGCGGCGGCTTCACGTCGGTTTACGCCCTCGCGCTCTCGACGGATGCGCAGACGCTCTATCTGGGCGGGCAGTTCGACACGGTGAACAGCGGGCGCCGCGCGAGTGCCGCCGCCGTGGATGCAGCGACCGGGACGGTCACGACCGGTTTCGCTCCGGCGCTCGCCGACTCGAATCCCGGCGACCTCGAGGTCCAGGTCTACGACCTCCAGGTGGACCGCAACTGGATCTACCTCTGCGGCGACTGGTGGGAGACCGAGGAGCTCGGCGGCCAGCAGAACCAGCGCAACGTGAACCGGTTCGCGCCCGCGACGGGGCCCGTCGACCCGGACTTCTGGATCGCGACCGACGGCGGCGTCCAGGCCTGCGCGCTCGATCCGGATCTGGGCGTGCTCTTCGTCGGCGGCCACTTCGACTGCGTGCGCGCCTGGGCCGACTCGACGACGCCGGTCGATCCGACGCCCGCGCAATGCGGCAGCGATGCTCTCTTCGTCGGCACCCAGCAGCGCGATCTCTTCGCCCTGACGGTCGCCGGCGGAGACCTCCTGCCCTGGAACCCGGATACCGGCGGCGCCGCCGGCACCTGGGCGATTGCGCGCGGCAACGGCGGCGGCCGCCTCCTCATCGGCGGCGAGCTCGCCTGGCCCCGCACCGGCACCGCCTCCCACCAGTCTCTGCTCTCCTTCCCCCTCCCCCTCTTCGCCGACGGCTTCGAAGGGGAGAACAGCGACCGCTGGTCGGCGATCTTCCCGCCGGACTGAGCGCCAGCGCGCCCAGCGGATCTCAGGTCGATTTCGTCGCGGCGAGCATGCGCCCGAGACTCTCGGCCGCCTCGGAAAGAGTCTTGTCGATCGCGGCGAGGGTGGCGGCCTGGTAGTGCTGCCCGAGCGGGGATTCGATGAAGTCGAGGTAGCCGGCGAGCTCGGGTTCGGTGAGATTGCGGTAGATGAAGACGAAGGTGGCGACGCTCTCTTTCTCGAGCGCCTGCGCCATCGCGGCGCGCTGCGCTTGCATCGTCGCCTGAAACTGAGCGAGCGCCGCCGCGGCCGCGGCCGGATCCTCCACAGCGAGTCCGCGCATGATCCCCTCGGAGGTGTGGATGAGGATGGAGGCCATCGACTCGCCCCAGCGCAGGGCCCGGAGCAACTCCTGGATCTGCTCCACGCGGGCGGGCGGCGTGTCGGCCAACAGTTTCGGCGCCTCGAGCTTCTGCAGCGCCTGCTGCTCGGGCTCGCCGGCCCGACCCTCGAGCGCGGTGATGCGAACGCCGAGTTCCGTGCCCAGCCAGGTGACGATCCCGGCCACCTCCTCCGCCGTGAGGGTGGTCGCGAGCTCGCGCCGCACGGTGGCCCGCAGCCGGTCGCCCGAGTAGGCCGCCGCGACCGCCTCGA is from Thermoanaerobaculia bacterium and encodes:
- a CDS encoding choice-of-anchor L domain-containing protein, which gives rise to MRKRSFALISTTVLSLATATAPGVADGIFQDGFEECGAGRWSSGNPSPQAEQITGLTPLALAEALGACSPSLLSAEFRLADGSVPGASALTQMGNQQSAILASFGTGGMVPTAGDAMIALSSGTARDAAHPGYLPPQGGTDFGRPGSGPGVFMSAHGNTFPGATGCPSGSNDARDSIALRLTLAVPAGADRLAFDWRMVDSNYPEWVCSAFIDYFLGIVVTGTHPSLPLDRNVVLDSVGRPVSVDSVDMVICTGCGSGDGPLAGTGYAQNDSAATLWRTAFAPVIGGETIVLDLAAFDVGDGLSDNLVLLDGLRWIWD
- a CDS encoding DUF3788 family protein translates to MPKSPPNPVSLSAFGEKSSPPTAAGLLRILGPAGPAWAKLAQHVDRTYGPVVEQWNFAGAKFGWSLRLRKADRVILYLIPQAGQFLVGIVLGGKAVAAAQGAGLPAPVLAAIAAAPRYAEGTGLRLPITGERDLSAVETLTALKMSRS
- a CDS encoding DHCW motif cupin fold protein, encoding MQMTGIPFGTTDWSEVEAVEHAGETGVATWRTRRFGEIRVRLVEYSPGYSADHWCVKGHILLCLTGELTTELRDGRRFLLLPGMSYQVADDAEAHRSSTAIGARLFIVD
- a CDS encoding DUF2059 domain-containing protein, translating into MVRRTWQSAALILVLLGAGTLAAQSPPTDAALDELMHVSGLWEQLPQFETMVQEGFAEAMAKNHDRADDGAAKILEAVAAAYSGDRLRATVRRELATTLTAEEVAGIVTWLGTELGVRITALEGRAGEPEQQALQKLEAPKLLADTPPARVEQIQELLRALRWGESMASILIHTSEGIMRGLAVEDPAAAAAALAQFQATMQAQRAAMAQALEKESVATFVFIYRNLTEPELAGYLDFIESPLGQHYQAATLAAIDKTLSEAAESLGRMLAATKST